In the genome of Arachis stenosperma cultivar V10309 chromosome 2, arast.V10309.gnm1.PFL2, whole genome shotgun sequence, the window attaaaaattttaactgTAACACCGAAGAAATTAAAGCATTTATAAAGTAGTTGTAGCTAAAGACATGATCTGAGTAGCCAATTACAAAGCAATTATTAGAACACAACCATTATATTACATAAAGATAATGCTATTATTatcatttcttttcttcattCATGTCTTTTATTcaatcatcatcttcatcatcatcataaattcttcatcatcatcatgatcatcatcatcattatcatcatcatcatcttcatcaatCTGCAATAAAGGCCAATAGATCAGACTAGTGCTTATGAAAATAACTTGAGCTTTAATTCAAGCATGCATATATATACTAAATTTCTATTTTCTGTCAATTGACAATAAAAAAAGTATTTCACTGTCTCAAAATAAAGATTCATGCATCAACTCCTAAAGTCAcagtaataataaaattttgtgCTCATTTTAAATAATGTAGAACCAATATTCAAATGGTTAAGAATTATTCATTCTTTGTATTTCACATAATAATTAGCTTATTGTGTTTTTCAATACGTACTGATTGAAAGAGTTACCATTAGTAACCATATTAAGATTCATACCTAAAATTCAAGATATGTGCTGCAGGCATAATAATGTTAATCGATTTGATGTTTTTATTTAGAAAgattattaaaaagaaattcAAACAATTGACAAGAActgctttcttcttcttcactacTTCTAAATTGAATTGACGACTAATAATTGTGTCACTAGGCCGTGAAAATTTAATGGCAAACATAATTAATTGGTGGAGCTAATTTTTATTGACGAATATTGCACGGGctttaaataattaaagataaTGTACATTTGgatagttaataattaaaagcaATGATTAACTAACTTTGGAAAATTTTTACTAACAGACTAACAGAAggaattttatttcatttaataaaaattttgattttaatatcttaatatcattattttcttaaaattaaaatgaaacaTGTCTAGGGTGTGGCTCAAAGTtgaaataaagtataaattaatAACCTATATTATAttgcattttcaaaatttgaaagtATTCCATATTATAAGGGCTAATTAGTTCACTCTGCCATaccttttatatataaattatacaCAATTATTTAGAAAGAAACTTAGATTGTCAATTTAAAaagttttagaatttattatagGAAAAATAAGATATAACTCTAATTGTTTAATTAAACATCCAACAATTAATTATTCATGCATAAagtgaaataataataataataataataaaccaGTATAGTTAGATTTGTAATATTATGAGATAAATTATTTGAACTAACCTTACAATATGGGATATGAGCAATTTTGGACCAATCTGGACCTGTCTCCTTATTGTACCTTGCATATAATGCGGGACAATCATATACCACTAAATACTGAAGATGATGAGTTTGATCCATGTTGGGAAGAGATGACAAATTTTTACAATGATAGATATAAAGTTCTTCAAGAGAAGTCATCGACAACCTTGTGGGCAATGATTTTATCCCTGTTATGCTTATACTCAAATATTGCAATTTAGTAGCTCTTTCAAGCCATTTTGGTAAAGCATTCAACTTTTTTGATccaatgattaaaaataattgaaggtTTAAATTATTTACTACCACATGTTGCtttccttcttcctcttcatcctCAAAATTTATCAGCTCTTCACACCAAAGAAAGCCCAGCTTCTTTAAAGTAGTCATGCGACCAACAACACTTGGTACGGACACTAACTTTGGACATTGAAGATACAAGAATTTGAGTTGTTGGAAGCACCCTATATTCATTGAGGACAAACTTGTAATTTTGATTCCCATCAAAAACAAATATTGAAGATAGAtgagatttttcatgtttttgggAAACTCATCAAGGTACAAACTCTGCAAATTTTGCATCTTATAAATGGAATCAGTTAGCTTTTTTAAATTAGGACAATTTTCAAGATAGAGATATCTCAAGTGCTTCTTCATTTTGACAAAGCAATCATCAGGCAACGAGCTCATCAACTCCATATCTTTTCTCAGGTGCAACACCCTCAGATAGTTGAACTTGTTAGAGGCCCATTCTATTGATGCTTCTTGTTGTCCCTCTTGCACAATGGTTCTTGTCTTGCTCGACTCTTTCATTGTTAATTGTGCTAGATCATGTACAAGATCATGCATTTTGAGTCTTTTAAATGTCATTAAATTTTGGAAATCAAAGAGGCGGAAAAGATCATCTCCATCATGAATTTGAAGTAAAGATGTTGAAACAAGCTTTTTAATATATAACTCCCCAATATCTTCTGCATCTTCGTCTTCGCGTGTAGGTTGGAGGAGTCCATGAGCCATCCAGAACATAATCAACTCAATAACATGAAAGTCGTAATCCTTTGGAAAACAAGAGCAGTATGAAAAACATTGCTTTACTTGTGGTGGCAAGTGATTGTAACTCAATTTGAGTGATGGCAAAATGTCAGTTTCTTCTTGACTGAGATTCCACACCTCATTATCCATTATTTTTCTCCACTGATTTTCATCATGTGATTTTGATCTAAGCAAGCAACCCAAAGTTGTTATAGCCAAGGGTACTCCTTTGCATTTTTTAACAATTTGCTCCCCAATTTGCTTTAGCCTTGGGtacttctcttcttccttctcttcttggAATGCACATTTTACAAACAGCCGCCAACATTCATTCTCAGGAAGTCCTTCTAATTTCATTACAAGATTACTTCCCACAATGTCAACAACTTTTTGGCTACGAGTGGTCACTATAATTTTGCTGTTTTTGTCACCAGCTGCTTCTAACAAATGAGTTCTCAATTCATCCCATTTGTTGTGGTTTTCATTCCAAACATCGTCTAACACGAGTAAGAATTTCTTACCATGTAAATTTTGATTGAGAAGAGATATCATATATTCCAAACTAGAATTTGCATCCACCACATTCTCTCTCTTTGAGGCCGCatgaataattttttgtattagcTTCTTCACATCAAAATCGTCAGAAACACAAACCCACATTAAAGTATCGAAATTCGCCTTCACTTGGGTATCATTGTAAACCATTTGTGCAAGTGTAGTCTTTCCCAAACCTCCAATCCCAACAATTGAGATCACATCAATACTGTTAGCTTCTAATTTTTGTGTCATCAATGAATTTATaatctcttctttctcttcaagTCTACCACACACACGGAAAGACAATGAAGAAGCAGTTTCTCGCCATGGTAAATTATGCTCCAGAGCTGGAGTGTTGACATGTTGTTCAATTATACCCAAGTTTCTcccttcttttattttttcatccATTTTCTGTTTCATATCTTTGATTTTGTGGGCCATCTTGATGCGAAATGCGAGTGGATTACTTGTGTATGAGAAGAATCGACGGACCTTTATGCTAATGCTTCCATATATTTTGACCACTTCATTACGTTTTGCTTCATACTCTATTTCGTCTAGTATGTCACCAGCATCATCAAATGCTTCTCTGAGTTGCTTCAACCACTCATCTATACTGTGGTTTTTTGCTTGCTTGTTCTCAGCATCTATGAGATATGCATCGATGGTTCTCAAAGAACTTTCAAACTTTTTTATTTCATCTTTAAGACCATATGCTAGAATAATCTCTTGGAACGATTTTGTTGCTAAATTGGCCAAGAGTGTTGATGCCACACTAGAAACAACTTCAGCCATTGAAGAATCAATGAGTGGAACCTTATGGCAATAAAAAGTAACGTTAGACGccaagaatatatatatatgctgaATTTTCTGATGATATTGCTTTGGCTGGCTAAGAATGACCATGTATTAACTGATAAATAATCTTGTAACAAGTTATACATATGGTAATCAATGTATTGTTAATGCTGGTTGATTGAAAAGTATATTAAAGGAGCGTATGGTAAATGGCAAACTTGAAATGCAATGACAAATATGAAAATTTGCttccaaaagaaaaaataaaatattttaacttgTGTCATTGGATTAAATTGGAGAAAACAGGACTCAAATCAAATTACTATTTATCACACCCTCTTTTAATACACTTTTCAATCATCCAGCATTACCAGTATATTAATTACCATACTTGTCATTTATCGTAAGATTATTTGTCAGTTAGCACATGGTTAATTACACATATCATATGATAATCCGGCtatatttaataatatgatAACTGGTAGGTTCATGACACATAGTATCTTAACATAGACAGTAATGCTACGTGTCACAATATTATTTATCCACGTATCAGCTTATGTCACGTGTCACAATTATATTTGTTCATGTGTCATTTGTTATGTTATCATTATAGATACATTAAATTGGTCTTTGATTTTGCACCAAATGACTTATTTTAATCCCTAAAA includes:
- the LOC130962180 gene encoding disease resistance protein RGA2-like; this encodes MAEVVSSVASTLLANLATKSFQEIILAYGLKDEIKKFESSLRTIDAYLIDAENKQAKNHSIDEWLKQLREAFDDAGDILDEIEYEAKRNEVVKIYGSISIKVRRFFSYTSNPLAFRIKMAHKIKDMKQKMDEKIKEGRNLGIIEQHVNTPALEHNLPWRETASSLSFRVCGRLEEKEEIINSLMTQKLEANSIDVISIVGIGGLGKTTLAQMVYNDTQVKANFDTLMWVCVSDDFDVKKLIQKIIHAASKRENVVDANSSLEYMISLLNQNLHGKKFLLVLDDVWNENHNKWDELRTHLLEAAGDKNSKIIVTTRSQKVVDIVGSNLVMKLEGLPENECWRLFVKCAFQEEKEEEKYPRLKQIGEQIVKKCKGVPLAITTLGCLLRSKSHDENQWRKIMDNEVWNLSQEETDILPSLKLSYNHLPPQVKQCFSYCSCFPKDYDFHVIELIMFWMAHGLLQPTREDEDAEDIGELYIKKLVSTSLLQIHDGDDLFRLFDFQNLMTFKRLKMHDLVHDLAQLTMKESSKTRTIVQEGQQEASIEWASNKFNYLRVLHLRKDMELMSSLPDDCFVKMKKHLRYLYLENCPNLKKLTDSIYKMQNLQSLYLDEFPKNMKNLIYLQYLFLMGIKITSLSSMNIGCFQQLKFLYLQCPKLVSVPSVVGRMTTLKKLGFLWCEELINFEDEEEEGKQHVVVNNLNLQLFLIIGSKKLNALPKWLERATKLQYLSISITGIKSLPTRLSMTSLEELYIYHCKNLSSLPNMDQTHHLQYLVVYDCPALYARYNKETGPDWSKIAHIPYCKIDEDDDDDNDDDDHDDDEEFMMMMKMMIE